The Flaviramulus sp. BrNp1-15 genome includes the window AGGTGGAACTTGGGTAGCTGAAGATAGTCCGGGTAGTCAATCTGCTACATTCACAGGATTGTTACCAGGAGTTACTTATACGTTTATAGTTTATGATGATTCTACAGGATGTAGTTACTATGAAACTGCAACAACACCAGTTCCAACAAGCTCAACATTAACAGCTGATGCCTTAACATCTAATAATATTACTTGTACAGGAAGTGCAGATGGAAATGTATCTTTTACAATAAATAGTATTTATGGAGTAGCAACAAATGTAGATTATGAAATTTATGATTCTTTGTCATTAGTTTCAGCAGGTGTGAGTGGATCAGGAATAGTACCTGCGGGAGGCTCTTTACCAATTAATAATTTAGGAGCTTTGCCTTTTGGAAACTATTTTGTTTTAATTACAGAAACATCAGGACCCAATGCTGGATGTAGTGTTATCACAGTACCTTTCAATATAACAGAATCTGCTTTTGAATTAGATATTAATGCAACAGTAGACCAAAATGCTAATTGTAATCCAAACTCTGGAGTAATTAGTGCCATTGCAAGTGATGGTACTGCTCCATACTTGTATCAAATTACAACTTCAGCAATACCACCATTAGCATCAGATCCTTCATGGGCTTCAGCTAATGTATTTAATATGGATGCAGGAAGTTACTATGTACATGTTATTGATGCTTACGGGTGTATAAGAACTACTCCTGTTTTAGTATTGTCTCAAGATCCTGAGCCAGTAATTGATGCTCTAGTAAATAATCAATGTACAGTTACTGAAGGTAATTTTGAAATTGATGTAACTTTAACTTCTGCAGGAATAGCACCATATAGTTATAGTATTGATGGCGGTGCTTTTCAAACACGAACAGCTCCATTTACCTTATCTAATCTATCGTCTGGAACACATACAGTAGAAATACAAGATGCTAACGGTTGTGGTAATTTAGTAACAGTTAATATAGAAGCTCCATTAGAATTAATACCAGAAGTAACTACATTACCAAGTTGTAATGATGATGATGGAGAAATAACGATTACAGGTTCTGGAGGTTCTGGTAGTTTTATGTACTCAATAAGCCCAAATCCAGCATCAATAAGTTTATCAGGCAATGTTTTTTCTGGAGTACCTTCAGGAACTTATACAGTTACAATATCAGATATGACAACGATTTGTTCTGAAGATGTTACCATATTTGTTCCAGCAGCAATACCTCCAACAGTAACTGTTGGTTCTCCAACCGTTGTAACATGTTTTGGAGATAATAATGGTGCTTTTGAACTTAATGTAAATGGTTATACTGGTGCTTATACTTATGAGGTGTTTGATAGCTCATCTACTTCTGTATTTGGAATAGTTTCTGCAAATACATCAACTAATCCTATTTTAATCTCAGGACTTCTGGCAGATAGCTATACAGTAGTGATTAACGAAACTGCATATCCTTTTTGTTCAGCTACATCTGGAGTGGTTATTGTAGAATCGCCTCCATCAACATTATTAGTTAATGCTACTGAAACTTCTAACGTTAGTTGTGATAATAATTCTGGAACTATCACTGCAATTGCAGAAGGTGGTTGGGGAACTTATGAGTATGAATTAACAGGTGCTGCAACAGTAGCTTACTCATCTAGCGGTACATTTACAAATCTATCAGCTGGAAATTATACCATAAATGTTAGAGACGCACAGGGATGTATTGCTTCAGATGATGTAATACTTAGTATTCCTACACCAATAGACGCAACTGTAACTGCTACACCTACACTATTATCTTGTTTTGGAGACACTAATGCTTCAATAACAGTTAGTGCAGTAACAGGTGGAGAAGGAGGTAATTATTCATATACATTACATATGGTTTCTCCAATAGTAAGTTCGTCAGGTCCACAAACATCACCAATATTTACTGATTTAGGATCAGGAACATATAATATTGTTGTCACCGATGGTTATAACTGTTCGTTTAATTCACCAAATGTGGTGATTACTGAACCAACAGAAATACAAGCAAGTTTAGTTAAAGCAACATCACAAACATGTTTAACGGATTCAGAATTAACACTGAGTGCTACAGGAGGAACGGGAGCTTATGAATATAGTGAGAGTGATACTTTTTTATCTATATTAGGAACATTTAGCTCATCGATTACATTTTCTGTAACTCCAGGAAATTATCAATACTATGTAAGAGATGCAAATGGATGTATAGCCTCTGTTTCTAACGAGATAACTATAGACCCATTACCAACTCTAGACATTGATTTAGATGTTACTAATGCTACTATTAATTGTGCTGGTGATAACACTGGTGTTATTGTAGCTACTGCTCAAGGTGGTTTAGGTAGCTATGTTTATACATTAGAAGATACTTTAGGAAATCCTATTACGCCTGTAACGCAAGATAGTCCGGGTGTTTTCACAAACCTTTCAGTTGGAAATTATCAAGTAAGAGTGGATAGTGGAGATTGTTTAACAACAACAGCGCAAATTCCTATTACAGAACCTAGTTTACCATTAACTGCAAACTTTGTAGCTTCAAATGTAACTTGTCCTGGTGTAAATAATGGTATGTTAGAAATAACTGCTTCTGGAGGAACGGGTATTATAAAATATGCTATTTCACCAAGAATGGATCAGTTCTTTGAAACATCTACATTCGAAAATCTTTCAGCTGGGAATTATCAGGCTATAGCTCAAGATGAATTAGGTTGTTTTGTACTTTTTGATTTTGTCATTGAAGATCCAATACCGGTTGTACTTACTATAGTGCCAAATTCAATAATTCCAGAAGCTTGTAGTGGTGATTTAGATGGTGAGTTTAGTATAGAAATTTCTGGTGGTGAAATGCCATATAGGGTTGCATTAGATGATATAGATGGAACTTATACTGTTGGTACAGCAACACAAACTCAATTTGATTTTACAGGTTTAGCAGGTGGCGACCATATCGTTTATGTATTGGATGCTTTAGATTGTCCAACAGAATGGAATATTACATTCCCAACATCTGTACTTATTGAAGCTGAGCTAGATATTGAGTATTGTACAAATAGCGTTGATGCAACAAGTAATATGGTTACTGTAACTGTAGATGATAATACAGTTGACTTAGCAGATTTAGATTATTCTTTAGATGGAGGTGCTTTTCAAGCAAGTAATGTGTTCACAGATATTTTAGCAGGAGACCATTTCATTACAGTTAGACATACAAATGCTTGTGAAGTTGTTCTGGATTTTGAAATCGAGCAATTTGATCCGTTAGCTTTAGTTTTAGAAGACGGAGAAATAAATCAAATAATAGCTGTAACAGATGGAGGCTCTGGCGATTATGAATATACTCTAAATGGTGAAAACTATGGAAGTGAAAATACATTCGTTATTTATGAGTCTGGCGACTATACCGTTGAGGTTACTGATAGCAATGGATGTATAGTAAGTGCAACAAGGTACTTTGAGTATATAGATGTATGTATTCCGAATTATTTCACTCCTAATGGAGATGGAACTTTAGATGAATGGGGACCTGGTTGTACAAATCAATACAGCGAATTAACCTTCGATATTTTTGATAGATATGGTCGTAAAATAGTAACATTAAGAGTTGGTGAGAAATGGAACGGAATGTATAACGGAAAAGAACTTCCTACTGGAGATTATTGGTATGTTGTGAAATTGAATGATAGAAATGATAACCGTGATTTTGTTGGTCACTTTACACTTTATAGATAAAATTAATAGTATTTAATCCCTCAATATAAGAATTATGCAATCGCAAAAATTAATATTATATTTCATCTTCATAGTCTTAGTTAAGGGTTATGGACAAGAGTTAAATTTACCAGTATTTACGCAACAGTTAGCAGATAATAACTTTGTGGTATCACCAACTTACGCAGGTATTGGCGATAATTTAAAACTTCGTGCTAATGGCTTAACGCAATGGGTTGGAATAAAAGGTGCACCAGATAATCAATCTGTTTACGGAGATTTTAGAATTGCAGACCGTTCAGGTGTTGGTTTGTCTTTTTATAATGATAGAAATGGTAATACCATACAAACAGGTGCTAAATTCTCTTTTGCACATCACCTTATTTTAGATTATTACTCGAAAATGTATCTGTCATTTGGTATTTCATATAACATTAATAATTTTAGAATTGACATAGACAATTTTAATACAACTTACGAAAACCCAACACTAGACCCGTTTGTCACAGATGATAGGCGTACAACAAATCATAATTTTGATATTGGTGCCTTATACAGGCTAAAAGGTTTCTTTTTAAGCTTAAATCTTAATAATATGCTTGATAAAGATTTTGATGGTGCTGCCAGAGTTTTTGAACCTAATTTACTTTTAAATTATCAGGTTTATTCAGGATATACATTTAGAGGACCAAAGAAAAGTGGTTTAGAATATGAACCTTCTATTTTTTATCAAATGTTTACCAGTGATAAACGTTCTGCAACCGATTTAAATTTTAAGTTTAGAAAATTCAACAGAAATGAAGATTATTTTTGGGCTGGGATATCTTATCGTTTTTTAAATGACCAATTTCTAAAACCTTTAAACCTTGGTCCAATGGCAGGATTTAAAAAGTCTATATTTTATTTTGGTTATGCTTACCAAGTTACTATAAATGATTTATCTGGTTATAACTCGGGTACGCATGTAATTACTATAGGTTTAGACTTTTTACAAGGTATTAGTAATTGTCCTTGTACTCAGAGTCCGGTACATTAATTTTTTTAGAGTGCTTACTATTTCTCAACAATTTCAACCTCAAATAATTTATCCCAGCGTTTACCTGTCACAAAAATAGTTTTAGTGTTTGGGTTATAAGCAATGCCGTTTAAAACATCTAAACCTTCATGTTGCGTAACTTTTTTAGTTAAAGGTGTAAAATCAATAACACCAGTTACAGCACCATTAGTTGGGTTAATAATGGCTACTCCGTTTTTTTGGTAGCGGTTGGCATAAATTTGCCCGTTTATCCATTCCATTTCATTAATACCTACTATTTTCCCTTTATTAGTGTAAACTTGAATAAATTCCTCTTCAACTAAAGTTTCAGGGTTTAAAAGCCATATTTTTTCTGTTCCATCACTTTTATAGATTGTGTTGTCATTATTACATAAACCCCAACCTTCTTTACTGTTTCCGTATC containing:
- a CDS encoding type IX secretion system membrane protein PorP/SprF produces the protein MQSQKLILYFIFIVLVKGYGQELNLPVFTQQLADNNFVVSPTYAGIGDNLKLRANGLTQWVGIKGAPDNQSVYGDFRIADRSGVGLSFYNDRNGNTIQTGAKFSFAHHLILDYYSKMYLSFGISYNINNFRIDIDNFNTTYENPTLDPFVTDDRRTTNHNFDIGALYRLKGFFLSLNLNNMLDKDFDGAARVFEPNLLLNYQVYSGYTFRGPKKSGLEYEPSIFYQMFTSDKRSATDLNFKFRKFNRNEDYFWAGISYRFLNDQFLKPLNLGPMAGFKKSIFYFGYAYQVTINDLSGYNSGTHVITIGLDFLQGISNCPCTQSPVH